TCAGTTCTTCGTCCTTCAGAGGAGCGTCGGAAGCGCCGAAGTCCACGGTCTTGGCTTCGATCTGGCGCAGGCCAGCGCCGGAGCCGACGGATTGGTAGTTGATCTTGACGCTGGTTGCCTTGTTGTAGTCGGCAGCCCACTTGGAATACAGAGGTGCCGGGAAGCTGGCGCCTGCGCCTGTTGCTTCGCTCTGTGCCATGGCGGAGGAGAACGCACCCATTGCGACCAGACCGGACACCAGAACACGAATTGCAGACATTGTCATGAGAGAGACCTCAAGGTTGAACAAACATGTGATGGGATGAAATGTAGAAGTCCTATATGACAGAGTCGTGACACATTGGTTTTGTCACAAAGAATTTTCAGAGGAGAGTCGCAACGAAACTGTCATAAAACCGCCTTGAACGGCTCGTAACATGAAGTTTCCAAACGCAAATTTCCTGTTACCAACATGCCTAGCCTCCCCACCCTGTCCGAACCGCTGGCCCCACGCACCGAACGCGGCACCACCAGCCGCATCACCCGCCGGGTTTGGCTCAAGAACACCGGGCTGGTGGCGGCGCTGGGCACCGCCCTCCCGGTTACAAGCGTGCTGGCCGCTGGCGAAAGCAACGCGGTGGCCAGCGTCACCCAGATCGTGGACATGTCGCCGCTGCAGCAGGACATCAGCCGCGACTTTCTGATCGGCTCACGCGTGGCGTGGCAGGAATTCAACGCCCGCGAACGCGCCCGAGGCCGCGCCATCCAGCATCAGGTGATCGAAACCGACGGCAGCGCTCGCGCCGTGAAGGCCGCATGGCAGGCCGCAGTGATCGACCCGACCTGCGTGGCGCTCAGCGGCTGTGTGGGCGACACCACAGCCGCCGCCGTGGCAACGCTGCAACGCACGCCCGGCAACAACGCCCTGCCCCTGGTCGCCCCGTGGCTGCAACGCGAGTGGTCGGACAGCGAAAACAGCGTCTTTCAAGCGTTTCCCGACTATCAGGCACAGATCGCCCACGCGGTGAAGTCGCTGGCCGTCATGGGCGTCAAGCAGGTCGGGGTCGTCTATGCCACGCCGGAGCTGCAAAAAGAGCTGAGCGCCTCCATGGCGCTCGCGGGCAGCGCTCAGGGGCTCAAGCTGCAGGTGATCGACGCCACCAAGCGCCCTGCCTCGCCGCCCGCGCTGATTCTGTTCATCGGCGGCACGCCCGAGCTGCACGCCTTCGCCAATCTGGTGGGCGGTAAAGGCGGCTCGCACTGCTACCTGATCGCGCTGGCCGACGTGAATCTTCAGGTGCTCACCCAGCTCGGTGGCGTGCCGCGCAATGTCTCGGTGATCGTCACCCAGCCGGTGCCCACGGTGAGTTCCGGCATGCAGGTGGTGCGCAGCTACCGCGCCGCGCTGGGCAAGCTGTATGACGAGCCTCCTTCGCAGCACGGCCTTGCGGGCTATATCGCCGCGCGTTACACCGCCGAGGTGCTCGCCACGTTGGGAACGAATGTCACCCGCGCCAACGCCCTCGCCGCCTTCCGCAAGCGCACGGACCAGAAGATCGGCGGCTTCCTCATCGCCTATCAGGGCGAGAAGCTCAGCAACGTGAACGTCACCCAGAGCATGCTCACCTCGGACGGCCGCATCGTCGGTTGATCGCACTTGAACGCCATCCAGCCGGTCGAAATGCGACCATGTCCTGCACTCAGCCATGAGGGTCGGTGCTATGCTGCGCCGCGAGTAAAGACGACGAAGACGCGCAAAGCACCAAGCCCCCCTTTTATGCAAGATGGAACATTGCTGGCTGCCGTGGACCTTGGGTCCAACAGCTTCCGACTGGAAATCGGCCGATATGAGCACGGCCACATCGAAAAGATCGAATACTTCAAGGAAACCGTACGCCAAGGCGCAGGGCTGGATGAAGACAAGAACCTGACCGCTGAATCGATGCAGCGCGGCTGGGACTGTCTCGCCCGCTTTGCCGAGCGACTGGCCGGTTTCCCGAAAGCGCATGTGCGCGCCGTCGCCACGCAGACGCTGCGCGAGGCACGCAACCGCGAAGTGTTCATCGAGCGCGGTGGCCAGATCCTTGGCTACCCGATCGACATCGTCTCCGGCCCCGAGGAGGCACGCCTGATCTATCAGGGCGTGGCCCGCTTGCTGCCGCAATCGGACGAACGCCGCCTCGTGATCGACATCGGCGGACGCTCCACCGAAATCATTCTGGGCCGCCAGTTCACGCCGAGCGCCGTAGCGTCTTTCCGCGTGGGCAGCGTGGCCTGGTCCACGCGCTACTTTGCGGACGGCCAGTTCACCCCGCGCGCGTTCGAGGCTGCCGAAGTCGCCGCC
This genomic stretch from Diaphorobacter sp. HDW4B harbors:
- a CDS encoding ABC transporter substrate-binding protein; protein product: MPSLPTLSEPLAPRTERGTTSRITRRVWLKNTGLVAALGTALPVTSVLAAGESNAVASVTQIVDMSPLQQDISRDFLIGSRVAWQEFNARERARGRAIQHQVIETDGSARAVKAAWQAAVIDPTCVALSGCVGDTTAAAVATLQRTPGNNALPLVAPWLQREWSDSENSVFQAFPDYQAQIAHAVKSLAVMGVKQVGVVYATPELQKELSASMALAGSAQGLKLQVIDATKRPASPPALILFIGGTPELHAFANLVGGKGGSHCYLIALADVNLQVLTQLGGVPRNVSVIVTQPVPTVSSGMQVVRSYRAALGKLYDEPPSQHGLAGYIAARYTAEVLATLGTNVTRANALAAFRKRTDQKIGGFLIAYQGEKLSNVNVTQSMLTSDGRIVG